One window of Triticum dicoccoides isolate Atlit2015 ecotype Zavitan chromosome 5A, WEW_v2.0, whole genome shotgun sequence genomic DNA carries:
- the LOC119297633 gene encoding histone deacetylase 19-like, with the protein MDTEGHSLPSASCGDGRKRRVCYYYDPGVANVDYGANHNMVPRRVAMAHALVEKYGLLADMERLRVRPATEAELRAFHDDAYVRLLRDITPDAYHDGDLRDRARACGVGVPDTDETDASAYDNPAIDGLWDYCLRYAGGSLAAARALADGSSDIAINWSGGMHHACRGKASGFCYVNDIVLAIQELLKHFERVLYVDIDVHHGDGVEEHFKRESRVMTVSFHLYDIDRDVKPFFPGTGKVEDVGEGEGKYYTLNVPMKAGMDDERYQQLFRPIMDEVMEKFVPDAVVLQCGADSLYGDRLGEFRLSVKGHAGCVSYLRSFNVPLLLLGGGGYTVNHVASCWCYETAVAVGKEKEISDEIPFHGYEHYYRDQGYKLHFTVPKKNGNKKDDLIDKIKQDALMNLAMLKPPPTTVGEHRPSKRHAINVKAHYDQNQDKEAKKYRCRREDDDPMERLHRLCGEADRYDFFTELGKRKMSGLVNTTPSD; encoded by the coding sequence ATGGACACGGAAGGGCACTCGTTGCCGTCGGCGTCGTGCGGCGACGGCCGGAAGAGGAGAGTCTGCTACTACTACGACCCGGGCGTCGCCAACGTCGACTACGGCGCCAACCACAACATGGTGCCCCGCCGCGTCGCCATGGCGCACGCCCTCGTCGAAAAGTACGGCCTGCTCGCCGACATGGAGCGCCTCCGCGTCAGGCCCGCCACCGAGGCCGAACTGCGCGCCTTCCACGACGACGCCTACGTCCGCCTCCTCCGCGACATCACCCCGGACGCCTACCACGACGGCGACCTCCGGGATAGGGCCAGGGCGTGCGGCGTCGGCGTGCCGGACACCGACGAGACCGACGCCAGCGCATACGACAACCCCGCCATCGACGGCCTCTGGGACTACTGCCTCCGCTACGCCGGCGGGTCGCTCGCCGCCGCGCGCGCGCTCGCCGACGGCTCCTCCGACATCGCCATCAACTGGTCCGGCGGGATGCACCACGCGTGCCGTGGCAAGGCCAGCGGCTTCTGCTACGTCAACGACATCGTGCTCGCCATCCAGGAGCTCCTGAAGCACTTCGAGCGCGTGCTCTACGTGGACATCGACGTGCACCACGGTGATGGCGTGGAGGAGCACTTCAAGAGGGAGAGCCGGGTGATGACGGTTTCGTTCCACCTCTACGACATCGACCGCGACGTCAAGCCCTTCTTCCCGGGCACCGGCAAGGTCGAGGACGTCGGCGAGGGCGAAGGCAAGTACTACACCCTGAACGTGCCCATGAAGGCGGGCATGGACGACGAGAGGTACCAGCAGCTGTTCAGGCCGATCATGGACGAGGTCATGGAGAAGTTCGTCCCGGACGCCGTGGTGCTGCAGTGCGGCGCCGACTCGCTCTACGGCGACAGGCTGGGCGAGTTCAGACTGTCCGTGAAAGGCCACGCCGGCTGCGTCAGCTACCTCCGTAGCTTCAACGTGCCGCTGCTCCTCCTCGGCGGCGGCGGGTACACCGTCAACCATGTGGCCTCCTGCTGGTGCTACGAGACGGCGGTCGCCGTGGGCAAGGAGAAGGAGATCTCCGACGAGATACCCTTCCACGGCTACGAGCACTATTACAGGGACCAGGGCTACAAGCTACATTTCACGGTGCCGAAGAAGAACGGCAACAAGAAGGATGACTTAATCGATAAGATAAAGCAGGATGCCCTCATGAACCTGGCCATGCTCAAGCCACCGCCGACGACCGTAGGGGAGCACCGGCCAAGCAAAAGACATGCCATCAACGTCAAGGCCCACTATGACCAGAACCAGGACAAGGAGGCAAAGAAGTACCGGTGCCGCAGGGAAGACGACGACCCCATGGAGAGGCTGCACCGGCTCTGCGGCGAGGCGGACCGCTACGATTTCTTCACTGAGCTGGGGAAGAGAAAGATGTCTGGGCtagtaaatactactccctccgattgA